One region of Nycticebus coucang isolate mNycCou1 chromosome 10, mNycCou1.pri, whole genome shotgun sequence genomic DNA includes:
- the LOC128596650 gene encoding zinc finger protein 226-like — MSMFKEAVTFKDVAVAFTEEELGLLDSAQRMLYQDVMVENFRNLLSVEENSQSELRTVQDGGSNEELSCWEIWQQIANDLTMYQDPLINNSQFHKQGDSPHQVGIGLSIQLSEYENYMLNHKADDLNNTRNPEFLTLRSCDFLRKSFLTTSQNYQNGYQQIPMKKKLCQCKQGVDPISWISHHHDDYRTHTSGKCHRSDDYGKDSMKILTFDQNSMIHTGREPYQCNKYKKTSSDLSSFDLQQQLQSEEKSLTCMECGTGFHYSSFLPDQRVHMGEKLKCDECGKEFSQDSHLQNHHKIHMIDKPYKCNQCGKGFNRRSALNVHCKVHTGEKPYNCEECGRAFSQASHLQDHQRLHTGEKPFKCDACGKSFSRNSHLQSHQRVHTGEKPYKCEECGKGFICSSNLYIHQRVHTGEKPYKCEECGKGFSRPSSLQAHQGVHTGEKSYICTVCGKGFTLNSNLQAHQRVHTGEKPYKCEECGKRFGRNSHYQVHLVVHTGEKPYKCEVCGKGFSQSSYLQIHQKAHSIEKPYKCEECGQGFNQSSRLQIHQLIHTGEKPYKCEECGKGFSRRADLKIHCRIHTGEKPYNCEECGKVFRQASNLLAHQRVHSGEKPFKCEECGKSFGRSAHLQAHQKVHTGEKPYKCKECGKGFKWNLNLDMHQRVHTGEKPYKCGECGKYFSQASSLQLHQNVHTGEKPYKCDMCGKVFSRSSQLQSHQRVHTGEKPYKCEVCGKRFSWRSNLTIHHRIHVVDKSYKNNRGGKNVRESTQEKNPMK; from the exons atgagtaTGTTCAAG GAAGCAGTGACATTTAAGGATGTGGCTGTGGCCTTTACTGAAGAGGAGCTGGGACTGTTGGACTCTGCCCAGAGGATGCTGTACCAAGATGTAATGGTTGAGAACTTTAGGAACCTGCTCTCAGTGG AAGAGAACAGTCAAAGTGAGTTAAGGACTGTTCAAGATGGAGGATCAAATGAAGAGCTTTCCTGTTGGGAAATCTGGCAACAAATTGCAAATGATTTAACCATGTATCAAGACCCCTTGATAAATAATTCTCAATTTCATAAACAAGGTGATTCCCCCCACCAGGTAGGGATAGGACTGTCTATTCAACTTTCTGAATATGAGAACTATATGTTAAATCATAAAGCAGATGATCTCAACAATACTAGAAATCCAGAGTTTCTGACTCTGAGAAGCTGCGATTTTCTGAGGAAATCTTTTCTGACCACGTCACAGAATTACCAAAATGGATATCAGCAAATTCCCATGAAAAAAAAACTGTGTCAGTGTAAACAGGGTGTTGACCCCATCAGTTGGATTTCACATCACCATGATGATTATAGAACACACACAAGTGGAAAATGTCATAGATCTGATGATTATGGAAAAGACAGCATGAAGATTTTGACATTTGATCAGAACAGCATGATTCACACAGGACGGGAACCTTACCAGTGTAACAAGTATAAAAAAACCTCCAGTGATCTTTCCAGCTTTGATCTTCAACAGCAATTACAATCAGAAGAGAAATCTCTTACATGTATGGAGTGTGGAACAGGCTTCCATTATAGCTCATTTCTTCCTGATCAGAGAGTTCACATGGGAGAAAAACTGAAGTGTGATGAATGTGGTAAGGAATTCAGTCAAGACTCACATTTACAAAACCATCATAAAATCCACATGATAGACAAACCATACAAGTGTAATCAATGTGGGAAAGGTTTCAACCGTAGATCAGCACTGAATGTTCATTGCAAGgtccacacaggagagaaaccttataatTGTGAAGAATGTGGGCGGGCCTTCAGTCAGGCCTCTCATCTTCAGGATCATCAGAGACTCCATACTGGGGAGAAACCATTCAAATGTGATGCATGTGGTAAGAGCTTCAGTCGGAATTCACATCTTCAGTCCCATCAGAGAGTTCATAcgggagagaaaccatacaaatgtgaagaatgtgggaagGGCTTCATTTGTAGCTCAAACCTTTACATTCATCAGAGGgttcacacaggagaaaaaccctATAAATGTGAGGAATGTGGTAAAGGCTTTAGTCGGCCTTCAAGTCTTCAGGCCCATCAGGGAgtccacactggagagaaatcATACATATGTACTGTGTGTGGGAAAGGCTTTACCTTGAATTCAAATCTTCAGGCCCATCAGAGAGTGCATACTGGAGAGAAGCCATACAAATGTGAGGAGTGTGGGAAGAGGTTCGGGAGGAATTCACATTATCAAGTTCATCTAGTGgtccacacaggagagaaaccttataaatgtgAGGTATGTGGGAAAGGCTTCAGTCAAAGTTCCTATCTTCAAATCCATCAGAAGGCCCACAGCATAGAGAAACCTTATAAGTGTGAGGAGTGTGGGCAGGGCTTTAATCAGAGTTCACGACTGCAGATTCACCAGCTGATCCATACTGgtgagaaaccatacaaatgtgaagagTGTGGAAAGGGATTCAGTCGTAGAGCTGATCTTAAAATTCATTGTAGAatccacacaggagagaaaccatataattgtgaagaatgtgggaaagtCTTCAGGCAGGCATCAAATCTTTTGGCCCATCAGAGAGTCCACAGTGGGGAAAAACCATTCAAATGTGAGGAGTGTGGGAAGAGCTTTGGTCGGAGTGCACACCTTCAAGCTCATCAAAAAgtccacactggagaaaagccATACAAATGTAAAGAGTGTGGGAAGGGCTTTAAGTGGAACCTTAATCTTGATATGCATCAGAGGGtgcacacaggagagaaaccatatAAGTGTGGGGAATGTGGTAAGTACTTCAGTCAGGCCTCAAGTCTTCAGCTTCATCAGAATGtgcacactggagagaaaccatacaaatgtgatATGTGTGGTAAAGTCTTCAGTCGGTCTTCACAACTTCAGTCTCATCAGAGGGTTCACACAggggagaaaccttacaaatgtgaggtATGTGGTAAGAGGTTCAGTTGGCGATCAAATCTTACAATTCATCACAGAATCCATGTTGTTGATAAATCCTACAAAAACAATAGGGGTGGTAAGAATGTCAGGGAATccacacaggaaaaaaatcctatgaaatga